The window TCTCTACGGCCTGATCTTTTTTATTCATTTTAACAAGTGATTTTGAAAATATAATCCAACTCTCTTCCATGTTGTTGTTTATCTCATTTGTGGCTAAAGCATAGTTATAGGCATTTTCATATTCGCCTAATTGATAATACCTTTTAGCGACAAAAAGACTTAACGCCGGATTGTGATTAACATTAAATCTTTTTATAACATCTTTAATATCGTCTTCATCATTGTTTTTTCTTTTTATATCAATATTGGTTTTATTATCTGCTTTTGATGCTGTTTCTAAGCGTTCTTCTACTGCTAAGTGCGGAACAGGTACTACTGTTTCTTGTCTCTTCTGTGGTGTAGCAACGATTTTTTTTGCCTCTTCTGTTACAACAATATTTACCGCCTCTTCTTGCTTCTTTTGTGTTGCCGCAACACTCTTTTTAATCTCTTTGTTTGCATTGCCGTTGTCGTTCTCTTTTTTAAGAGGTGGCGGTATTTGCGATTTTATATTATTTATAAAATTTAGAGATGGAGAGAGCACCACCTTCTCTTCTGTTTTCTCCTCTTTTTGCGTTATTTTGATATCTTCTTTGATTGTAGCAGGCTCATATTTTGTTGCTGTCTCTTGAGAAGGTATTATTGCATCATCTTTTTTGTCTGCAATATTTTTATGTGTTGCAGCCGTATCTTCTTTTTTTACTATCGTATTTTGAGGTGTTGGTTTTTCGCTTAGCGGTACAGATTTTATTATGCTCTCTTGTGTAACAAGCTGCTGTTGTGACTGATGCTCGATTTTGGAATCAAAATCATATAAAGTAAAAAAAGCGATAGAAGCTATAACTACCGCCGTGCTTGCAGATATTGCAATATAGGGAAGCAATTGCTTTTGTTTATATTTTTTATGTCTAATTTCTAAATCATAAATATCAAGCATTGATTAATCCTGTATGAATTGCTGACATTTCTATAATTGTAGTCGAAATTTCGCTTCCTTTTATTTTTATCGGGTTGTTTTCCTCATAGTGCATATATATATCAAACAGCGAATAGAGTAACTTGTTTGTGTTTCTATAGTTTCCGTTTGTCAGTTTATGAATCAAATTTACGGATTTTTGTGTAAACATATTTGCGCTATCCAAGCAGTTTGCTTTCATCAATTTTTTTTGAATATATATTTTTAGTTCCGAAGTTGAAGCATTGTCTAGCTTGATACTTTCCCAAATTCTAGTTTGAAAATGTTCTTTCGCAATCAAATCTTCTTTCTCGGTTTTATGAAGAGCAATTACAAATTTGACCTTTCTCGTATCTGAAAGAAGTCTAATTTTTTCCATCATAGTCGTAGAATAAAGTTGTGCCTCATCCAAGAGTATCAATGGAATCGTTGTTTCGCTAAGTTCCGTATTTTCTACTACTTTCATAAATTGTGTAAAATTTAACTCACTGTCATACTTCATATCGTATAAATCTTGTGCCAGTGTTTTAAAAAATTCGCTCTCGTCCAATATAGGCGTTTTATATAGATAAGCTTTCTGCGTAGAGATAAGGGTCTGGTGCAGTTTTGATAGAAACATACTCTTACCCGTACCCGGTTTGCCGTACAAGAGTATCATTTTTAGCGGTTTCTCAATCGAATTTTTTAAAGACTGATAGATGCTAGATACCCTCTCAAGCTGTATG of the Sulfurimonas sp. genome contains:
- a CDS encoding CDC27 family protein, which encodes MLDIYDLEIRHKKYKQKQLLPYIAISASTAVVIASIAFFTLYDFDSKIEHQSQQQLVTQESIIKSVPLSEKPTPQNTIVKKEDTAATHKNIADKKDDAIIPSQETATKYEPATIKEDIKITQKEEKTEEKVVLSPSLNFINNIKSQIPPPLKKENDNGNANKEIKKSVAATQKKQEEAVNIVVTEEAKKIVATPQKRQETVVPVPHLAVEERLETASKADNKTNIDIKRKNNDEDDIKDVIKRFNVNHNPALSLFVAKRYYQLGEYENAYNYALATNEINNNMEESWIIFSKSLVKMNKKDQAVETLKKYISHSQSSQAKQLLDEIQSGKFK
- a CDS encoding ATP-binding protein, producing MKPSIYENSRDVFLDTVNANDYIQLERVSSIYQSLKNSIEKPLKMILLYGKPGTGKSMFLSKLHQTLISTQKAYLYKTPILDESEFFKTLAQDLYDMKYDSELNFTQFMKVVENTELSETTIPLILLDEAQLYSTTMMEKIRLLSDTRKVKFVIALHKTEKEDLIAKEHFQTRIWESIKLDNASTSELKIYIQKKLMKANCLDSANMFTQKSVNLIHKLTNGNYRNTNKLLYSLFDIYMHYEENNPIKIKGSEISTTIIEMSAIHTGLINA